The proteins below come from a single Caenibius sp. WL genomic window:
- a CDS encoding autotransporter domain-containing protein, with the protein MASRQEGRNRCATRRFASSVERNFCFPNGGQERYTCPRVLGSVYEGAIRMNRRVQHLLSVGVSTLAIGAGAVAAQAATTSTVTDGGVILVGAGVAGVWEDSYALTDIDPATAKADTIQTGVIASSTDGGVADTVTATVNTAIAGQPTSGELSYIAGLFPGGPLTGQGTVTFTNPKGGSFTVKAGASNDRTAVGAAAGNSTANATVAGPFGGTVNQYIRATKNAAAVLDNAGTLAVVADAYAASKGVFTATANARTANSIVQQAESTSNDAAAKLSNTGTLNVGSSAKAVGDTAIANAELTNGIVQFAAANGGASVSTSGSVSNVTYRPTASAALTNAAGATISIAGVADAQGLQATADTSVNNAIWQNVQAADGVGTTSIVNNGTIAITATGTANASSSASVSAAGPAAVNPGNANASAYVNTGILQGDGEDFGGPELASLPAGLSGISHSYVNNNTLTVGATATATGAGVVNADAGVNNAIEQNATAANVSLEVVNAKGAKLSVPVTATATGDDADADATGTGVSQSADATGTTGGNGVANVAFTNAGTFAVEVKAAATGVTDANADADANGVEQTVNDAESGLISFKNDGTFTVTADATAAASGAAGTSFADANALGYDFNSENDAIAVEVNNTSAFTVAANATARDAEASATGMDLHVHGTLDVVNSGAISVSASAIDTDTVAADQGDAEASAVAINVAGASDTKDVVITNSGSILASAVTSVGGDASATGIYVDTELADPTTGAVVINNNAGSITARISNDSGATYQWGTAIDTTDADSPVAINLNGAAGKYGSIYGNVNISDDDVITVANGETHLNGIVNSDTVAAADPTTGVGTLNIVKGGTLYLRDLPEGNFAGKPNYNGPSKVYVNDFSVTNGGILAIEAPNYRNQLGTNVEYGEYPQVFANEADLTGGVLELRPSSGNDNGLYADSYVLNDVIVANTITGTLAPVQTRSVLLTATAHQDDLFGEDQDVSDYDTIDVAIKRVKFNAVAGLDRNETSVATAIEGTYNPNLSNTNAAYAKVLADLFKIDNATNYANALEQLAATQYAGYLRSATMAGSRFNSLIYDMAECGKGSITNELCRSESGGPRLWITGNYGHVSTDGDHEAAGFKAEQYWIAAGLDFAVSPNFVLGVAGGYIENNNKFKANEYGDKFGDRIKSKGWQAGIYGNYDTGKFYVKGAVSYSDLDGDSRRTIDFRPLGSSYLTAPQGLTNGLITGDPDVNVWAAGAEAGVRFALSENATITPYASLDYAHAKMKRFNEESGDASAQGALLSVRGSDEFFASELGLELAAQWGNVSPYIRAGWQHNFGDKRAKFTGAFLNAPAGTSFDVISERFSPDAGVAEVGLAAQFSPNFNAHLGYQGRFSSNVTEHTGGLTLSYLFGGAAPAEPVAPPPPPPPPPPPPPPPQVVCNKGPYIVFFDWDKANITPEAATILDSAVTAYGNCDVVPIMLAGYTDRSGTERYNMGLSARRNTSVRDYLTSKGIPGERISSQAFGEANPRVPTADGVRELQNRRVEITYGPGSGN; encoded by the coding sequence ATGGCGTCGCGTCAGGAAGGGCGAAACAGGTGTGCAACGCGTCGGTTCGCCTCGTCCGTAGAACGGAATTTTTGCTTCCCGAACGGGGGGCAGGAACGTTATACATGTCCCCGCGTTTTGGGGTCTGTTTATGAGGGAGCTATTCGAATGAATCGCAGAGTGCAGCATTTGCTGAGTGTTGGCGTTTCGACGCTGGCAATCGGCGCAGGCGCTGTCGCAGCGCAGGCGGCGACAACTTCGACTGTAACCGACGGTGGCGTCATTCTCGTCGGCGCGGGCGTTGCGGGCGTGTGGGAAGATTCCTACGCCCTGACGGACATCGATCCGGCAACCGCCAAGGCCGACACTATTCAAACGGGTGTGATCGCTTCCAGCACCGATGGCGGTGTTGCGGACACCGTTACGGCCACCGTGAACACGGCAATTGCGGGTCAGCCCACCAGCGGCGAGCTTTCGTACATTGCGGGCTTGTTCCCCGGCGGGCCGTTGACTGGCCAGGGCACGGTCACGTTCACCAATCCCAAGGGTGGCAGCTTCACCGTAAAGGCGGGTGCTTCCAACGATCGTACGGCTGTGGGCGCTGCTGCTGGCAATTCCACGGCCAACGCCACGGTCGCCGGGCCGTTCGGTGGCACGGTTAATCAGTATATCCGTGCGACGAAGAATGCTGCTGCCGTTCTGGACAACGCCGGCACGCTGGCGGTTGTTGCTGATGCCTATGCGGCCTCGAAGGGCGTGTTCACGGCTACGGCGAATGCTCGTACCGCAAACAGCATCGTTCAGCAGGCTGAGTCGACCAGCAACGATGCCGCTGCCAAGCTCTCGAACACGGGTACGCTCAATGTCGGTTCCTCGGCCAAGGCTGTGGGCGATACCGCCATCGCTAACGCGGAGCTGACCAACGGCATCGTGCAGTTTGCTGCTGCCAACGGTGGGGCCAGCGTTTCGACCAGCGGTTCGGTCAGCAATGTGACCTATCGTCCGACGGCTTCCGCCGCGCTGACCAATGCTGCTGGCGCGACCATCAGTATCGCCGGTGTTGCTGATGCACAGGGCCTTCAGGCTACTGCCGATACGTCCGTCAACAACGCGATCTGGCAGAATGTCCAGGCCGCTGATGGTGTGGGGACCACCTCGATCGTCAATAACGGTACGATCGCCATCACCGCAACCGGCACGGCCAACGCCTCCTCGTCGGCGTCGGTGTCTGCCGCTGGTCCGGCTGCCGTTAATCCTGGCAACGCAAATGCAAGTGCTTATGTTAACACGGGTATCCTGCAGGGCGACGGCGAAGATTTCGGCGGGCCTGAGTTGGCAAGCCTGCCCGCAGGCCTGTCCGGCATTTCGCACTCCTACGTCAACAACAACACGCTGACTGTCGGCGCCACGGCGACGGCAACCGGAGCTGGTGTTGTTAACGCTGATGCCGGGGTGAACAATGCGATCGAACAGAACGCGACTGCCGCCAATGTTTCGCTTGAGGTGGTGAACGCAAAGGGCGCCAAGCTTTCGGTGCCGGTGACGGCGACCGCGACGGGCGACGATGCTGATGCTGATGCGACGGGGACCGGCGTAAGCCAGTCCGCTGACGCTACTGGCACAACTGGTGGCAATGGCGTTGCCAACGTTGCATTCACCAACGCGGGCACTTTCGCGGTCGAAGTGAAGGCTGCTGCCACTGGCGTGACCGATGCCAATGCTGATGCCGATGCTAATGGTGTCGAGCAGACGGTCAATGATGCGGAAAGCGGCTTGATTTCGTTCAAGAACGACGGCACGTTCACTGTTACGGCTGACGCAACTGCTGCTGCCTCTGGCGCTGCAGGGACAAGCTTTGCCGACGCTAATGCGCTTGGTTACGATTTCAATAGCGAAAACGACGCAATTGCCGTTGAGGTGAACAATACCAGCGCCTTCACGGTCGCAGCCAATGCAACGGCGCGGGACGCTGAAGCCTCGGCAACCGGCATGGATCTGCACGTTCACGGTACTCTGGACGTTGTCAATTCCGGCGCGATCTCGGTATCTGCAAGCGCGATCGATACGGATACAGTTGCTGCTGATCAGGGCGACGCTGAAGCAAGTGCGGTGGCTATCAACGTGGCTGGCGCATCGGACACCAAGGATGTCGTGATCACCAACAGCGGTTCGATCCTGGCCAGTGCAGTTACCAGCGTTGGTGGTGACGCATCAGCAACCGGCATCTATGTGGACACCGAACTTGCTGATCCTACGACGGGTGCGGTTGTCATTAACAACAACGCTGGTTCGATCACTGCTCGTATCAGCAATGACAGCGGTGCGACCTACCAGTGGGGCACGGCGATCGATACGACTGACGCTGACTCGCCGGTTGCGATCAACCTGAACGGTGCAGCGGGCAAGTACGGCTCGATCTATGGTAACGTTAACATCTCCGATGATGACGTGATCACGGTTGCCAACGGCGAAACGCACCTCAACGGTATCGTCAACAGCGATACGGTTGCTGCAGCAGATCCGACCACGGGTGTTGGCACGCTCAACATCGTCAAGGGTGGCACGCTCTACCTGCGCGACCTGCCGGAAGGCAATTTCGCGGGTAAGCCGAACTACAACGGCCCGTCGAAGGTCTACGTCAACGACTTCAGCGTCACCAATGGCGGCATTCTCGCCATCGAAGCGCCGAACTATCGTAATCAGCTTGGTACCAACGTCGAATACGGCGAATATCCGCAGGTCTTCGCTAACGAAGCTGATCTGACCGGTGGCGTTCTCGAACTGCGTCCGTCCAGCGGGAACGACAACGGTCTGTATGCAGACTCGTATGTTCTGAATGATGTTATCGTAGCCAACACGATCACCGGCACGCTGGCTCCTGTCCAGACGCGTTCGGTGCTCCTCACGGCGACTGCGCATCAGGACGATCTGTTCGGTGAAGATCAGGACGTATCCGACTACGACACCATCGACGTTGCTATCAAGCGCGTTAAGTTCAACGCCGTTGCAGGCCTTGATCGTAACGAAACTTCGGTCGCAACCGCGATTGAAGGCACGTACAACCCGAACTTGTCCAACACGAATGCGGCTTACGCCAAGGTTCTGGCGGACCTGTTCAAGATCGACAACGCAACCAACTATGCCAATGCTCTCGAGCAGCTCGCAGCCACCCAGTACGCTGGTTACCTGCGTTCGGCCACGATGGCTGGTTCGCGCTTCAACAGCCTGATCTATGATATGGCTGAATGCGGTAAGGGTTCGATCACCAACGAACTGTGCCGTTCGGAAAGCGGTGGTCCGCGTCTGTGGATCACGGGCAACTATGGCCACGTGAGCACCGATGGCGACCACGAAGCAGCGGGCTTCAAGGCTGAGCAGTACTGGATTGCTGCAGGTCTCGACTTCGCTGTGAGCCCGAACTTTGTCCTGGGTGTGGCCGGCGGCTACATCGAGAACAACAACAAGTTCAAGGCGAACGAATACGGCGACAAGTTCGGCGATCGTATCAAGTCGAAGGGCTGGCAAGCCGGTATCTACGGTAACTACGACACGGGTAAGTTCTACGTGAAGGGTGCCGTCAGCTACTCGGATCTCGATGGCGACTCGCGTCGTACGATCGACTTCCGTCCGCTCGGTTCCAGCTACCTCACCGCTCCGCAGGGCCTGACCAACGGCCTCATCACTGGTGATCCGGACGTGAATGTCTGGGCTGCTGGTGCCGAAGCTGGCGTTCGTTTCGCGCTGAGCGAAAACGCCACCATCACGCCGTATGCCTCGCTTGACTATGCTCATGCGAAGATGAAGCGGTTCAACGAAGAAAGCGGCGACGCTTCGGCTCAGGGCGCTCTGCTCTCCGTCCGTGGCAGCGACGAATTCTTCGCCAGCGAACTGGGTCTCGAACTGGCCGCACAGTGGGGCAACGTCTCGCCCTACATCCGTGCGGGTTGGCAGCATAACTTCGGCGACAAGCGCGCCAAGTTCACGGGTGCATTCCTCAATGCCCCGGCTGGTACGAGCTTCGACGTGATCTCCGAACGCTTCTCCCCGGATGCGGGTGTTGCCGAAGTCGGTCTGGCTGCTCAGTTCAGCCCGAACTTCAACGCGCACCTCGGCTACCAGGGCCGGTTCTCGAGCAATGTCACCGAACACACCGGTGGTCTGACCTTGAGCTACCTGTTCGGTGGTGCGGCTCCGGCTGAACCGGTTGCTCCGCCGCCGCCGCCCCCGCCGCCGCCCCCGCCGCCCCCGCCGCCGCAGGTGGTCTGCAACAAGGGTCCGTACATCGTCTTCTTCGATTGGGATAAGGCGAACATCACCCCTGAAGCAGCAACCATTCTCGACAGCGCTGTGACGGCTTACGGCAACTGCGATGTGGTTCCGATCATGCTGGCCGGTTACACCGACCGTTCGGGCACGGAGCGCTACAACATGGGTCTGTCGGCTCGTCGTAACACCTCGGTGCGCGACTACCTGACCTCGAAGGGCATCCCGGGCGAGCGCATCAGCAGCCAGGCCTTCGGTGAAGCCAACCCGCGTGTTCCGACCGCCGACGGCGTTCGCGAACTCCAGAACCGCCGGGTGGAAATCACCTACGGTCCGGGCTCCGGCAACTAA
- a CDS encoding ammonium transporter, producing the protein MIRNYLGGAGAVCASLFAATSAWAQEAAGTAAPAAAVPNPGNNAWMMTATVLVLLMILPGLALFYGGMARSKNMLSTMTQVGATAALAMLVWVTWGYGMAFGPEGNQFISWGKFFLAGVTPASTSATFTDEVISEYVFISFQMTFAAITSALVLGAVVERMKFSAVMVFMPVWLTIVYFPIAHMVWEGRGVFFAMGALDFAGGTVVHINAGVSALVAAVMLGKRRGYPTEPMPPHSLTLTMVGTGLLWVGWFGFNAGSALEANGSAALAMVNTFVATAAGGLAWMLTERLMGHKGSALGFCSGIIAGLVAVTPAAGNAGPFGAIVLASIASVVCFFAVAKLKPALGYDDSLDAFGIHGVGGIVGAIGTGVVFAPMFGGPGGADFAIGPQVLTQLFTVVTTIVISTVGTAIAITVAKLVTGLRVSPDVEVEGLDIGEHGERAYN; encoded by the coding sequence ATGATCCGCAACTATCTCGGCGGTGCGGGCGCGGTCTGCGCGTCGCTTTTCGCCGCCACTTCCGCCTGGGCTCAGGAGGCCGCCGGTACCGCCGCACCTGCCGCCGCGGTGCCCAATCCCGGCAACAACGCCTGGATGATGACGGCCACCGTCCTCGTCCTCCTGATGATCCTTCCGGGCCTCGCGCTGTTCTACGGCGGCATGGCGCGCTCCAAAAACATGCTGTCGACGATGACTCAGGTCGGCGCGACTGCTGCCCTGGCCATGCTGGTCTGGGTCACCTGGGGTTACGGCATGGCTTTCGGGCCCGAAGGCAATCAGTTCATCAGCTGGGGCAAGTTCTTCCTCGCCGGCGTCACGCCGGCTTCGACCTCTGCGACATTCACCGATGAAGTCATTTCGGAATACGTCTTCATCTCTTTCCAGATGACATTCGCGGCCATCACCTCGGCTCTGGTGCTGGGCGCCGTGGTCGAACGGATGAAGTTCTCGGCGGTGATGGTGTTCATGCCGGTGTGGCTGACGATCGTCTATTTCCCGATCGCCCACATGGTGTGGGAAGGCCGCGGGGTGTTCTTCGCTATGGGCGCGCTCGATTTCGCGGGCGGCACAGTGGTGCACATCAATGCGGGCGTATCGGCTCTCGTCGCGGCGGTCATGCTGGGCAAGCGCCGTGGCTATCCCACCGAACCGATGCCGCCCCACAGCCTGACGCTGACGATGGTCGGCACCGGCCTGCTGTGGGTGGGCTGGTTCGGCTTCAACGCCGGTTCGGCCCTCGAGGCCAACGGATCGGCCGCGCTCGCCATGGTCAACACCTTTGTCGCCACGGCGGCAGGCGGTCTTGCCTGGATGCTGACCGAGCGCCTGATGGGCCACAAGGGCTCGGCCCTGGGCTTCTGTTCGGGCATCATCGCCGGCCTGGTCGCTGTCACTCCGGCGGCGGGCAACGCAGGACCCTTCGGCGCGATCGTGCTGGCTTCGATTGCTTCGGTGGTCTGCTTCTTCGCGGTCGCCAAGCTCAAGCCTGCTCTTGGGTATGACGATTCGCTCGACGCTTTCGGCATCCACGGCGTGGGCGGCATTGTCGGCGCCATCGGAACCGGCGTCGTCTTTGCGCCGATGTTCGGCGGCCCGGGCGGCGCGGACTTCGCCATCGGCCCGCAGGTGCTGACGCAGCTCTTCACCGTGGTCACCACGATCGTGATCTCGACGGTCGGCACCGCGATCGCGATCACTGTCGCCAAGCTGGTCACCGGCCTGCGCGTCTCGCCCGATGTCGAAGTCGAAGGGCTCGACATCGGCGAACATGGGGAGCGCGCCTACAACTGA
- a CDS encoding P-II family nitrogen regulator: MKFIIAIIKPFKLDEVREALGVIGVAGMTVSEVKGFGRQKGQTEIYRGAEYATNMLPKVKLEIATSDALAPQIVETIQQSAGTDSIGDGKIFVFDLISATRIRTAETGDMAL, encoded by the coding sequence ATGAAATTCATCATTGCCATTATCAAACCATTCAAGCTCGACGAGGTGCGCGAAGCGCTCGGCGTTATCGGTGTGGCGGGCATGACCGTGTCCGAGGTCAAGGGGTTCGGCCGCCAGAAAGGGCAGACCGAAATCTACCGGGGCGCTGAATACGCGACCAACATGCTGCCCAAGGTGAAGCTGGAAATCGCCACCTCCGACGCGCTTGCGCCGCAGATTGTCGAAACCATCCAGCAATCCGCCGGAACGGATTCGATCGGAGACGGCAAGATCTTCGTGTTCGATCTCATCTCGGCCACCCGTATCCGCACCGCCGAAACCGGCGACATGGCGCTGTGA
- a CDS encoding endonuclease/exonuclease/phosphatase family protein yields MELTFASYNIRKSIGLDRRRDPERILAILNEIGADVVALQEADRRFGQRPTTLPRQLLEEHHWQIAPVALRPLSIGWHGNALLVRRGIDILDAQPLALPTLEPRGAVRVDLGVGNKRMRVVGMHLDLSGLRRRHQVQAVLGQIGECADRCPTVLMGDFNEWSVKGGALRAFDGDWRVLAPGRSFPARQPVAQLDRIVVSADWRCEGHGVHHSALAARGSDHLPVWARLGL; encoded by the coding sequence GTGGAACTGACTTTCGCCAGCTACAACATCCGCAAATCCATCGGACTTGATCGCCGCCGCGATCCCGAACGCATTCTCGCCATTCTGAACGAGATCGGCGCCGATGTGGTGGCGCTGCAGGAGGCGGACCGGCGTTTCGGCCAGCGTCCGACCACGCTGCCCCGGCAATTGCTCGAAGAACACCACTGGCAGATCGCCCCGGTCGCGCTGCGCCCGCTCAGCATCGGCTGGCATGGCAATGCGCTGCTCGTACGGCGGGGGATCGACATTCTCGACGCGCAGCCGCTCGCGCTGCCGACGCTGGAACCGCGCGGGGCCGTGCGCGTCGATCTCGGCGTGGGCAACAAGCGCATGCGGGTGGTGGGAATGCATCTCGATCTTTCTGGGCTGCGCCGCCGCCATCAGGTGCAGGCGGTGCTGGGGCAGATCGGGGAATGTGCGGATCGGTGTCCCACGGTGCTTATGGGCGATTTCAACGAATGGTCGGTGAAAGGCGGCGCCTTGCGTGCTTTCGATGGCGACTGGCGGGTGCTGGCCCCCGGGCGGAGCTTTCCGGCGCGCCAGCCTGTCGCTCAGCTTGACCGGATCGTGGTTTCGGCGGACTGGCGCTGCGAAGGGCATGGCGTGCATCACAGTGCGCTGGCGGCGCGCGGGTCCGACCACCTGCCCGTCTGGGCACGCCTCGGGCTTTGA
- a CDS encoding peptide chain release factor 3, with protein MSNAPISNRRTFAIISHPDAGKTTLTEKLLLQGGAIHLAGEVKARGQARRARSDWMKIEQQRGISVTSSVMTFERGGVTFNLLDTPGHEDFSEDTYRTLTAVDSAIMVIDAAKGIEPQTRKLFEVCRLRSVPIITFVNKVDREGRSPFETLDEVADALALDVSPQSWPVGMGGLFEGILDFASGAVSRPEGDSKEFLGRRDEAPVLPEDIAEEAELARAGYPEFDLEAYRHGDLTPVFFGSALKNFGVTELIDAIARFAPPPRPQPSEAGAIAPDRNEVTGFIFKVQANMDPQHRDRIAFMRMVSGTFKRGMKLTPSGLGKPIAVHSPILFFAQDREIADTAEAGDIIGIPNHGTLRVGDTLSEKNTVRFTGLPNFAPEILRRVVLKDPTKTKQLRKALDDLSEEGVIQVFYPELGGQWIVGVVGQLQLDVLVSRLEAEYKVEAVLEAAPFDTARWLKGDEKAIEGFAQFNRANLARDRDGDPVFLARSAWDVGYQQEKNPDIAFNATKER; from the coding sequence ATGAGCAATGCCCCGATTTCCAACCGCCGCACGTTCGCGATCATCTCGCACCCCGACGCGGGCAAGACCACGCTGACCGAAAAGTTGCTGTTGCAGGGCGGGGCGATCCACCTCGCGGGCGAGGTCAAAGCGCGCGGACAGGCGCGGCGGGCGCGGTCGGACTGGATGAAGATCGAACAGCAACGCGGCATTTCCGTCACCAGTTCGGTGATGACGTTCGAACGGGGCGGGGTGACGTTCAATCTGCTCGACACGCCGGGGCACGAGGATTTTTCCGAAGATACTTATCGCACGCTCACCGCCGTCGATTCGGCGATCATGGTGATCGACGCGGCCAAGGGGATCGAGCCGCAGACGCGCAAGCTGTTCGAAGTTTGCCGCTTGCGTTCGGTGCCGATCATCACCTTCGTCAACAAGGTCGACCGCGAAGGGCGTAGCCCATTCGAGACGCTGGACGAAGTGGCCGATGCGCTGGCGCTCGACGTTTCGCCGCAGAGTTGGCCGGTGGGTATGGGCGGTCTGTTCGAAGGCATTCTCGATTTCGCCAGCGGCGCGGTCAGCCGCCCCGAGGGCGACAGCAAGGAATTCCTCGGCCGGCGTGACGAAGCGCCGGTGCTGCCCGAGGATATCGCAGAAGAAGCGGAGCTGGCGCGAGCAGGCTATCCCGAATTCGATCTCGAAGCCTATCGCCATGGCGATCTGACGCCGGTGTTTTTCGGATCGGCGCTCAAGAATTTCGGCGTCACCGAATTGATCGACGCGATTGCCCGCTTCGCTCCGCCCCCGCGCCCACAGCCGAGCGAGGCAGGCGCAATCGCACCCGATCGCAACGAGGTGACCGGCTTCATCTTCAAAGTGCAGGCCAATATGGATCCGCAGCACCGCGATCGGATCGCGTTCATGCGGATGGTGTCCGGCACTTTCAAGCGCGGCATGAAGCTGACGCCTTCGGGGCTGGGCAAACCGATCGCCGTCCATTCGCCGATCCTGTTTTTCGCGCAGGACCGCGAAATTGCCGACACGGCGGAAGCGGGCGATATCATCGGCATTCCCAACCATGGCACTCTGCGGGTGGGGGATACGCTGAGCGAGAAGAACACCGTCCGCTTCACCGGTCTGCCCAATTTCGCACCGGAAATCCTGCGCCGCGTGGTGCTGAAAGACCCGACCAAGACCAAGCAATTGCGCAAGGCGCTGGATGACCTGTCCGAGGAAGGGGTGATCCAGGTGTTCTATCCGGAACTGGGCGGGCAATGGATCGTCGGCGTGGTCGGCCAGCTTCAGCTCGATGTGCTCGTCTCGCGGCTGGAGGCGGAATACAAGGTCGAAGCGGTGCTGGAAGCGGCGCCTTTCGATACCGCGCGCTGGCTCAAAGGCGATGAAAAGGCGATTGAAGGCTTTGCCCAGTTCAATCGCGCCAATCTGGCCAGGGATCGCGATGGCGATCCGGTGTTCCTTGCCCGTTCGGCCTGGGATGTCGGTTATCAGCAGGAAAAAAATCCGGATATTGCCTTCAACGCGACGAAGGAACGTTGA
- the pheT gene encoding phenylalanine--tRNA ligase subunit beta, whose amino-acid sequence MKFSLTWLKQYLDTDADAAAISAKLNAIGIEVEGIENPAEKLAGFRVAKVLTARPHPDADKLQVLTVDTGEGDPLQVVCGAANARAGLVGVLGTAGAVVPANGLQLRKSAIRGVESNGMMCSTRELELGDDHEGIIELPEDAPVGTPVADYFGTAPVFDVAITPNRPDCMGVYGIARDLAAAGLGTLKPLAIAPVAGSFPCPVEIRTDDAEGCPAFHGRVVRGVTNGASPEWMQDALRAAGQRPISALVDITNYVMLAFGRPAHAYDLARLHGAVVARRASDGEELLALNEKTYTLDTGMTVIADDTRALGIGGIMGGEGSGCSEETRDVLLEIAYFDPERIGATGRKLGLTSDSRSRFERGVDPAFMDPALDLLTGLVLEICGGEASAAARAGQLPLAAKTVAYDPALAETLGGVAIPAHEQKRILAALGFMADDAWQVAVPTWRPDIDGAPDIVEEVVRIHGLDNIASVALPRADGVAQPTATPAQKLERRLRRAAAARGLNEAITWSFISEREADAVGGGRWVLENPISEDLKVMRPSLLPGMLSAVRRNLDRGATSVRLFEIGRRYLEDGEHPSLVLVLAGEREPRGWATGKGRNFDAFDAKAICLDLLREAGAPVDNLMVMGEAGEFYHPGQSATLRLGPKNRIASFGMLHPRTLAAFDIDVPVVAAGIHLDAIPARKGGFARTAYAPPALQAVTRDFAFLVDAALPAGDLLRSVKGADKANIVDARVFDDFRGAGVPEGKKSLAIEVTLQPGAKSYVDEELKAIADKVVAAAAKQGAELRG is encoded by the coding sequence ATGAAATTCTCGCTGACCTGGCTCAAGCAGTATCTCGATACCGATGCCGATGCGGCGGCAATTTCGGCCAAGCTCAATGCCATCGGCATCGAAGTGGAAGGGATCGAGAATCCGGCCGAGAAGCTCGCCGGTTTCCGCGTGGCCAAAGTGCTGACCGCCCGGCCCCATCCGGATGCGGACAAGCTGCAGGTGCTCACTGTCGATACGGGTGAAGGCGATCCGTTGCAGGTCGTTTGCGGGGCGGCCAATGCCCGCGCGGGGCTGGTCGGCGTGCTCGGCACGGCGGGCGCGGTGGTTCCGGCCAACGGGCTGCAATTGCGCAAGTCGGCCATTCGCGGCGTCGAATCCAATGGCATGATGTGTTCCACCCGCGAACTGGAACTGGGCGATGATCACGAAGGGATCATCGAACTGCCGGAAGATGCGCCCGTCGGTACGCCGGTGGCGGACTATTTCGGCACCGCGCCGGTATTCGACGTGGCGATCACCCCCAACCGCCCCGATTGCATGGGCGTGTACGGGATCGCGCGTGATCTGGCGGCGGCGGGCCTCGGCACGTTGAAGCCGTTGGCGATCGCTCCGGTCGCGGGCAGCTTCCCTTGCCCGGTGGAAATCCGCACTGACGATGCCGAAGGGTGCCCGGCGTTCCATGGCCGGGTGGTGCGCGGCGTTACCAACGGCGCTTCGCCCGAATGGATGCAGGATGCCCTGCGTGCGGCGGGCCAGCGGCCGATTTCGGCGCTGGTCGACATCACCAACTATGTGATGCTGGCGTTCGGCCGCCCGGCCCATGCCTATGACCTTGCCAGGCTGCACGGCGCCGTGGTGGCGCGCCGCGCGAGCGATGGCGAGGAACTGCTGGCGCTCAACGAGAAGACATACACGCTCGATACCGGGATGACGGTAATTGCGGACGATACCCGCGCACTGGGCATTGGCGGGATCATGGGCGGCGAAGGCTCCGGCTGTTCGGAAGAGACGCGCGATGTCCTGCTCGAAATCGCCTATTTCGATCCCGAACGGATCGGCGCGACGGGGCGCAAGCTGGGGCTGACCAGCGATTCGCGCAGCCGGTTTGAACGCGGAGTCGATCCGGCATTCATGGATCCTGCGCTCGATCTGCTGACCGGACTGGTGCTCGAAATCTGCGGCGGCGAAGCATCGGCAGCGGCGCGTGCGGGCCAGCTTCCGCTCGCCGCGAAGACCGTCGCTTACGATCCCGCGCTGGCGGAGACACTGGGCGGCGTGGCCATCCCGGCCCACGAGCAGAAGCGGATTCTCGCCGCGCTCGGCTTCATGGCGGATGACGCGTGGCAAGTTGCGGTGCCGACATGGCGCCCCGATATCGATGGCGCGCCCGACATTGTCGAGGAAGTCGTCCGTATCCATGGGCTGGACAATATCGCCAGCGTCGCCCTGCCGCGCGCCGATGGCGTGGCGCAGCCGACCGCAACCCCGGCACAGAAGCTCGAACGCCGGCTGCGCCGCGCGGCCGCTGCGCGCGGGCTGAACGAGGCGATCACCTGGTCATTCATTTCGGAACGGGAAGCGGATGCCGTCGGCGGTGGGCGCTGGGTGCTGGAAAACCCGATCAGCGAAGATCTCAAAGTCATGCGGCCTTCGCTGCTCCCGGGTATGCTTTCCGCCGTGCGCCGCAATCTCGATCGCGGCGCGACTTCGGTGCGCCTGTTCGAGATTGGCCGGCGTTACCTAGAGGATGGGGAGCATCCCTCGCTCGTCCTCGTTCTGGCGGGCGAGCGTGAGCCGCGCGGTTGGGCGACGGGCAAAGGGCGCAATTTCGATGCGTTCGACGCCAAGGCGATCTGTCTCGATCTGCTGCGCGAAGCCGGTGCGCCGGTCGACAATCTGATGGTGATGGGCGAGGCGGGCGAATTCTACCACCCCGGTCAGTCGGCAACATTGCGCCTCGGCCCCAAGAACCGGATCGCCAGCTTCGGCATGCTTCACCCGCGCACGCTCGCCGCGTTCGATATCGATGTTCCGGTGGTTGCGGCTGGCATTCACCTCGATGCGATCCCGGCCAGGAAGGGCGGCTTTGCCCGTACCGCTTATGCGCCGCCCGCGTTGCAGGCCGTGACGCGCGATTTCGCGTTTCTCGTCGATGCCGCGCTTCCGGCGGGCGATCTGCTGCGCAGCGTGAAAGGCGCGGACAAGGCGAATATCGTAGACGCGCGTGTGTTCGACGATTTCCGTGGGGCAGGTGTGCCCGAAGGCAAGAAATCGCTCGCCATCGAAGTCACGCTGCAGCCCGGCGCGAAAAGCTATGTCGACGAAGAACTGAAAGCGATTGCCGACAAAGTGGTTGCCGCCGCTGCCAAGCAGGGTGCCGAGCTTCGCGGGTGA